One Urocitellus parryii isolate mUroPar1 chromosome 9, mUroPar1.hap1, whole genome shotgun sequence DNA segment encodes these proteins:
- the Stx4 gene encoding syntaxin-4 isoform X1: protein MRDRTRELRQGDNSSDDEDKERVALVVHPGTARLGSPDDEFFQKVQTIRQTMVKLENKIRELEKQQVTILATPLPEESMKQDLQNLRDEIKQLGREIRTQLKAIEPQKEEADENSNSVNTRMRKTQHGVLSQQFVELINKCNLMQSEYREKNVERIRRQLKITNAGMVSDEELEQMLDSGQSEVFVSNILKDTQVTRQALNEISARHSEIQQLERSIRELHEIFTFLATEVEMQGEMINRIEKNILSSADYVERGQEHVKKALENQKKARKLSSLASPQQLDNVAHSWYGEYQGLGPGLLSHQLWGQGRVSSWTPVWTLAPAQRGRWFFQD from the exons ATGCGGGACAGGACCCGCGAGCTGAGGCAG GGGGATAACAGTTCGGACGATGAGGACAAGGAGCGAGTTGCGCTGGTGGTGCACCCGGGCACAGCTCGGCTGGGGAGCCCAGACGATGAGTTCTTCCAGAAG GTCCAGACAATTCGGCAGACTATGGTCAAGCTGGAGAATAAAATCCGGGAGTTGGAGAAGCAGCAGGTCACCATCCTGGCCACGCCCCTTCCCGAGGAGA GCATGAAGCAGGACCTGCAGAACCTGCGTGATGAGATCAAACAGCTGGGAAGGGAGATCCGCACTCAGCTGAAGG CCATAGAGCCTCAGAAGGAGGAAGCTGATGAGAATTCTAACTCCGTCAACACGAGAATGAGAAAAACCCAG CATGGGGTCCTGTCCCAGCAATTTGTGGAGCTCATCAACAAGTGCAACTTGATGCAGTCTGAATACCGGGAAAAGAACGTGGAGCGCATACGGAGGCAGCTGAAAATCA CCAATGCTGGAATGGTTTCTGATGAGGAGCTGGAGCAGATGCTGGACAGTGGGCAGAGTGAGGTGTTTGTATCCAAT ATACTGAAGGACACACAGGTGACTCGACAGGCCCTAAATGAGATTTCAGCTCGGCATAGTGAGATCCAGCAGCTTGAACGCAGTATCCGTGAGCTTCATGAGATCTTCACTTTTTTAGCAACTGAGGTGGAGATGCAG GGGGAGATGATCAACCGGATAGAAAAGAACATCCTGAGCTCAGCAGACTATGTGGAACGTGGGCAGGAACATGTCAAGAAAGCTCTGGAGAACCAGAAGAAGGCGAGGAAG CTGTCATCATTGGCATCACCACAGCAGTTGGATAATGTTGCTCATTCTTG GTATGGGGAGTACCAGGGACTGGGGCCTGGCCTTCTCTCCCATCAGCTGTGGGGGCAGGGCAGAGTCTCCAGCTGGACCCCTGTCTGGACACTGGCCCCTGCGCAAAGGGGCAGATGGTTCTTTCAGGATTGA
- the Stx4 gene encoding syntaxin-4 isoform X3, translated as MRDRTRELRQGDNSSDDEDKERVALVVHPGTARLGSPDDEFFQKVQTIRQTMVKLENKIRELEKQQVTILATPLPEESMKQDLQNLRDEIKQLGREIRTQLKAIEPQKEEADENSNSVNTRMRKTQHGVLSQQFVELINKCNLMQSEYREKNVERIRRQLKITNAGMVSDEELEQMLDSGQSEVFVSNILKDTQVTRQALNEISARHSEIQQLERSIRELHEIFTFLATEVEMQGEMINRIEKNILSSADYVERGQEHVKKALENQKKARKKKVMIAICVSITVLILAVIIGITTAVG; from the exons ATGCGGGACAGGACCCGCGAGCTGAGGCAG GGGGATAACAGTTCGGACGATGAGGACAAGGAGCGAGTTGCGCTGGTGGTGCACCCGGGCACAGCTCGGCTGGGGAGCCCAGACGATGAGTTCTTCCAGAAG GTCCAGACAATTCGGCAGACTATGGTCAAGCTGGAGAATAAAATCCGGGAGTTGGAGAAGCAGCAGGTCACCATCCTGGCCACGCCCCTTCCCGAGGAGA GCATGAAGCAGGACCTGCAGAACCTGCGTGATGAGATCAAACAGCTGGGAAGGGAGATCCGCACTCAGCTGAAGG CCATAGAGCCTCAGAAGGAGGAAGCTGATGAGAATTCTAACTCCGTCAACACGAGAATGAGAAAAACCCAG CATGGGGTCCTGTCCCAGCAATTTGTGGAGCTCATCAACAAGTGCAACTTGATGCAGTCTGAATACCGGGAAAAGAACGTGGAGCGCATACGGAGGCAGCTGAAAATCA CCAATGCTGGAATGGTTTCTGATGAGGAGCTGGAGCAGATGCTGGACAGTGGGCAGAGTGAGGTGTTTGTATCCAAT ATACTGAAGGACACACAGGTGACTCGACAGGCCCTAAATGAGATTTCAGCTCGGCATAGTGAGATCCAGCAGCTTGAACGCAGTATCCGTGAGCTTCATGAGATCTTCACTTTTTTAGCAACTGAGGTGGAGATGCAG GGGGAGATGATCAACCGGATAGAAAAGAACATCCTGAGCTCAGCAGACTATGTGGAACGTGGGCAGGAACATGTCAAGAAAGCTCTGGAGAACCAGAAGAAGGCGAGGAAG AAAAAAGTCATGATTGCCATCTGTGTGTCCATCACTGTTCTCATCCTAGCTGTCATCATTGGCATCACCACAGCAGTTGGATAA
- the Stx4 gene encoding syntaxin-4 isoform X4, producing the protein MVKLENKIRELEKQQVTILATPLPEESMKQDLQNLRDEIKQLGREIRTQLKAIEPQKEEADENSNSVNTRMRKTQHGVLSQQFVELINKCNLMQSEYREKNVERIRRQLKITNAGMVSDEELEQMLDSGQSEVFVSNILKDTQVTRQALNEISARHSEIQQLERSIRELHEIFTFLATEVEMQGEMINRIEKNILSSADYVERGQEHVKKALENQKKARKLSSLASPQQLDNVAHSWYGEYQGLGPGLLSHQLWGQGRVSSWTPVWTLAPAQRGRWFFQD; encoded by the exons ATGGTCAAGCTGGAGAATAAAATCCGGGAGTTGGAGAAGCAGCAGGTCACCATCCTGGCCACGCCCCTTCCCGAGGAGA GCATGAAGCAGGACCTGCAGAACCTGCGTGATGAGATCAAACAGCTGGGAAGGGAGATCCGCACTCAGCTGAAGG CCATAGAGCCTCAGAAGGAGGAAGCTGATGAGAATTCTAACTCCGTCAACACGAGAATGAGAAAAACCCAG CATGGGGTCCTGTCCCAGCAATTTGTGGAGCTCATCAACAAGTGCAACTTGATGCAGTCTGAATACCGGGAAAAGAACGTGGAGCGCATACGGAGGCAGCTGAAAATCA CCAATGCTGGAATGGTTTCTGATGAGGAGCTGGAGCAGATGCTGGACAGTGGGCAGAGTGAGGTGTTTGTATCCAAT ATACTGAAGGACACACAGGTGACTCGACAGGCCCTAAATGAGATTTCAGCTCGGCATAGTGAGATCCAGCAGCTTGAACGCAGTATCCGTGAGCTTCATGAGATCTTCACTTTTTTAGCAACTGAGGTGGAGATGCAG GGGGAGATGATCAACCGGATAGAAAAGAACATCCTGAGCTCAGCAGACTATGTGGAACGTGGGCAGGAACATGTCAAGAAAGCTCTGGAGAACCAGAAGAAGGCGAGGAAG CTGTCATCATTGGCATCACCACAGCAGTTGGATAATGTTGCTCATTCTTG GTATGGGGAGTACCAGGGACTGGGGCCTGGCCTTCTCTCCCATCAGCTGTGGGGGCAGGGCAGAGTCTCCAGCTGGACCCCTGTCTGGACACTGGCCCCTGCGCAAAGGGGCAGATGGTTCTTTCAGGATTGA
- the Stx4 gene encoding syntaxin-4 isoform X2 → MRKKFLPWGDNSSDDEDKERVALVVHPGTARLGSPDDEFFQKVQTIRQTMVKLENKIRELEKQQVTILATPLPEESMKQDLQNLRDEIKQLGREIRTQLKAIEPQKEEADENSNSVNTRMRKTQHGVLSQQFVELINKCNLMQSEYREKNVERIRRQLKITNAGMVSDEELEQMLDSGQSEVFVSNILKDTQVTRQALNEISARHSEIQQLERSIRELHEIFTFLATEVEMQGEMINRIEKNILSSADYVERGQEHVKKALENQKKARKLSSLASPQQLDNVAHSWYGEYQGLGPGLLSHQLWGQGRVSSWTPVWTLAPAQRGRWFFQD, encoded by the exons aTGCGGAAGAAATTTCTGCCTTGG GGGGATAACAGTTCGGACGATGAGGACAAGGAGCGAGTTGCGCTGGTGGTGCACCCGGGCACAGCTCGGCTGGGGAGCCCAGACGATGAGTTCTTCCAGAAG GTCCAGACAATTCGGCAGACTATGGTCAAGCTGGAGAATAAAATCCGGGAGTTGGAGAAGCAGCAGGTCACCATCCTGGCCACGCCCCTTCCCGAGGAGA GCATGAAGCAGGACCTGCAGAACCTGCGTGATGAGATCAAACAGCTGGGAAGGGAGATCCGCACTCAGCTGAAGG CCATAGAGCCTCAGAAGGAGGAAGCTGATGAGAATTCTAACTCCGTCAACACGAGAATGAGAAAAACCCAG CATGGGGTCCTGTCCCAGCAATTTGTGGAGCTCATCAACAAGTGCAACTTGATGCAGTCTGAATACCGGGAAAAGAACGTGGAGCGCATACGGAGGCAGCTGAAAATCA CCAATGCTGGAATGGTTTCTGATGAGGAGCTGGAGCAGATGCTGGACAGTGGGCAGAGTGAGGTGTTTGTATCCAAT ATACTGAAGGACACACAGGTGACTCGACAGGCCCTAAATGAGATTTCAGCTCGGCATAGTGAGATCCAGCAGCTTGAACGCAGTATCCGTGAGCTTCATGAGATCTTCACTTTTTTAGCAACTGAGGTGGAGATGCAG GGGGAGATGATCAACCGGATAGAAAAGAACATCCTGAGCTCAGCAGACTATGTGGAACGTGGGCAGGAACATGTCAAGAAAGCTCTGGAGAACCAGAAGAAGGCGAGGAAG CTGTCATCATTGGCATCACCACAGCAGTTGGATAATGTTGCTCATTCTTG GTATGGGGAGTACCAGGGACTGGGGCCTGGCCTTCTCTCCCATCAGCTGTGGGGGCAGGGCAGAGTCTCCAGCTGGACCCCTGTCTGGACACTGGCCCCTGCGCAAAGGGGCAGATGGTTCTTTCAGGATTGA